One window from the genome of Kluyveromyces marxianus DMKU3-1042 DNA, complete genome, chromosome 3 encodes:
- the EXO70 gene encoding GTP-Rho binding exocyst subunit EXO70 yields the protein MASIDVNEADVIIFSDGLKKLDALYHDMSESLSKISTSTSNASQLFKPIIKKNQQLKVLQYNIETSLNSVASVKDLANDASKHELILEQPISNVGLKPYINAIHKIDDILEDLNERTQSNETSEFAGMVTHLRDLIVEGERNLQIYFSKLLNSIQPFDPQINMNKKIPFPYYDDEYLAQMSVILDYFENSTQKESMVDIFIKQRIRLVSQSLAFLEPFTKQITTGPNVPYQKGSSGVNPYTEAMLGFIANENSLVQDLYSKEAARQPIIFGKLCSPIVQNYLKIIKHNRQLLQKDKDNVGLFSFELSDKVNDVLRLLRGKNIPETESLNTELIEIQRISHSLFQELFSYINTKTRSMSQVPSDNGVTEPTVDIMSRIRKFSEYKSGCLSTIQAMSRVQWLPKDPKIPWTISKSQESDYSSTALLSSFFGDSIDYLIFGLERRAQETLNPQHEIHILSNKRFPNIQRIGFFLLNNLSLIDQVVQRSEINSILGELGLQRLEKLRKKYINYYVSDWRDLTAILLDQTFVDSSGKISSKEKDQIKEKFKKFHDGFEDLVSRSKSYRISDPALKKLLKQEIVSLLLPMYERFYNRYKDSFKHPRKHIKYTPSELMNVLNTIIK from the coding sequence ATGGCTTCCATTGATGTGAATGAAGCTGACGTTATCATATTTTCAGATGgattgaagaaattggaTGCGCTGTATCATGATATGAGCGAGTCGCTATCGAAAATAAGTACCTCAACATCAAATGCATCTCAGTTGTTCAAACCGATcataaagaaaaaccaaCAATTGAAGGTTCttcaatataatatagaAACCAGTTTAAATTCAGTTGCATCAGTAAAAGATCTTGCAAATGATGCCTCAAAGCATGAGCTAATTTTGGAACAACCCATTTCTAATGTGGGCTTGAAACCATACATCAATGCAATTCACAAGATCGATGATATATTGGAAGATCTAAATGAGAGAACACAATCGAATGAAACTTCTGAATTCGCAGGTATGGTCACTCATCTTAGAGACCTAATTGTTGAAGGTGAACGGAATCTCCAAATATACTTCAGTAAGCTtttgaattcaattcaacCATTTGACCCACAAATCAAtatgaacaagaaaattcCATTCCCCTATTACGATGATGAATATTTGGCCCAGATGTCTGTCATATTGGattattttgaaaattctACACAGAAAGAAAGTATGGTTGACATTTTCATCAAACAACGAATTCGCTTGGTATCCCAATCTCTAGCATTTTTGGAGCCCTTCACTAAGCAAATAACAACTGGGCCAAACGTTCCTTACCAGAAAGGTAGTAGTGGAGTTAATCCGTACACAGAAGCAATGTTAGGATTTATTGCAAATGAGAATTCTTTAGTTCAAGATCTATACTCCAAGGAAGCTGCCAGACAGCCAAtcatttttggaaaactttGTTCTCCTATTGTTCAGAACTATCTAAAAATCATTAAACATAACAGACAACTCTTAcaaaaagataaagataaCGTTGGATTATTTTCATTCGAGTTAAGTGACAAAGTTAATGACGTGTTAAGACTACTCAGGGGTAAAAATAtaccagaaacagaaagCTTAAACACTGAATTGATCGAGattcaaagaatatcaCATTCcctttttcaagaactaTTTTCCTACATCAACACTAAAACACGTAGCATGTCTCAAGTACCATCGGATAACGGTGTCACTGAACCTACTGTGGATATTATGTCGAGAATACGGAAATTTAGCGAATATAAATCAGGCTGCCTCTCTACTATCCAAGCAATGTCACGCGTTCAATGGCTACCGAAAGATCCTAAAATACCATGGACTATTTCAAAAAGTCAAGAATCAGACTATTCTAGCACAGCTCTTCTCTCCTCATTCTTTGGTGATTCTATAGactatttgatatttggtCTAGAAAGAAGAGCTCAAGAGACATTAAATCCTCAACATGAAATTCACATTCTTTCAAATAAAAGGTTCCCTAACATTCAGAGGATCGGATTCTTCCTCTTGAATAACCTCAGTTTGATAGATCAGGTTGTTCAAAGATCAGAGATTAACTCCATACTAGGTGAACTTGGTTTGCAAAGATTGGAGAAGCTACGgaagaaatatatcaattatTATGTTTCAGATTGGAGGGACCTAACGGCCATTCTTTTAGACCAAACATTCGTAGATAGTTCTGGCAagatttcatcaaaagaaaaggatcaaatcaaagaaaagttcaaaaagtttCATGATggttttgaagatttaGTATCCAGGTCGAAATCATATCGTATTTCAGACCCTGCTTTAAAAAAACTATTAAAGCAGgaaattgtttctttgttacTTCCAATGTATGAACGGTTTTATAATCGTTATAAAGACTCTTTCAAACACCCTAGGAAGCATATCAAATATACTCCTTCCGAGTTGATGAACGTCCTCAATACTATAATTAAATAA